In the Chroococcidiopsis sp. SAG 2025 genome, one interval contains:
- a CDS encoding AI-2E family transporter, with amino-acid sequence MREPRKILWSQINNSVLVRFLLFFASGWALLQLLSYFETVIFIFVFAAILAFVLSYPVRWINRFLPRALVVILVFLLSFTSITSLIFVASISIFSQAQQLIQSITSFLTSLLPSIDRLENLIQRWNMQVNLQSIQRQLQQEIIVFYTRSLTYTLTHSQIFLTNFLTLILIAAVTFFMLLYGQKLWLFILSVLPVRSHELFSNLVERKFLAFIKGQFVLVLFLSFTSFVAFLVLEVPFPLILSLTIGFANLIPGIGAILGIGIVSLIVLSQGIWLALKVLVTCIVLQQIQDNLITPKVMQDAVNLNPVVVFFAILVGARIAGIVGVLLAIPITGIIVSFFEIEEMQADL; translated from the coding sequence ATGAGGGAGCCGAGAAAAATCTTGTGGAGTCAAATTAATAATTCGGTGTTAGTTCGCTTTTTACTATTCTTTGCTTCTGGTTGGGCTTTATTACAGCTTCTATCTTACTTTGAAACTGTCATCTTTATTTTTGTATTTGCGGCAATTTTAGCTTTTGTACTCAGCTATCCTGTCCGTTGGATCAATCGTTTTTTACCTCGCGCTCTAGTAGTTATTTTGGTCTTTTTACTCAGCTTTACGAGTATTACTAGTTTGATATTTGTAGCCAGCATATCTATTTTCTCTCAAGCCCAACAGCTTATTCAAAGCATAACTTCGTTTTTAACTTCCCTTTTGCCATCGATAGATCGATTAGAAAATCTTATACAGCGTTGGAATATGCAGGTCAACTTGCAGAGTATTCAGCGACAACTGCAACAAGAAATTATAGTGTTTTACACTAGATCGTTAACTTATACTTTGACGCATTCACAAATATTCTTGACCAATTTTCTGACTCTTATTCTCATAGCTGCCGTGACTTTTTTTATGTTGTTATACGGGCAGAAACTTTGGCTTTTTATCCTCAGTGTTTTACCTGTAAGATCGCACGAGCTTTTTTCTAATCTAGTTGAACGTAAATTTTTAGCCTTCATTAAAGGTCAGTTCGTATTAGTTTTATTTTTATCATTTACTAGTTTTGTGGCTTTTTTGGTATTAGAAGTACCATTTCCATTGATTTTGTCACTTACTATTGGATTTGCCAATCTCATACCTGGAATTGGAGCAATACTAGGAATTGGTATAGTTTCTTTAATTGTTTTATCTCAAGGTATTTGGCTAGCCTTAAAAGTTTTAGTAACTTGCATTGTACTTCAGCAAATTCAAGATAACTTAATTACTCCTAAAGTCATGCAAGATGCAGTCAATCTTAATCCTGTAGTTGTCTTCTTTGCCATACTCGTTGGCGCTAGAATTGCAGGAATAGTAGGAGTCTTGTTAGCAATTCCAATTACAGGTATAATCGTTAGTTTTTTTGAAATTGAAGAAATGCAGGCAGACTTATAA
- a CDS encoding ATP-binding protein has product MKRPQLLRYSIAILSTVVAMLLTEWLWWQLQPTIYPFFLSAVAISSWYGGIGPALLSIALSALASEYFFLPPIYTLTPNQHSLMRIGYFVLVALLIVWLNAMLRSAQRRAVRDRALLQQNQERLYQSEERYRLMVERVREYAIFMLDPNGTIINWNVGAKRIFGYREEEIVGQSWECLFPPEVIERSYPEQELRTALANGMSGNDRWYVRKDGTLFWANDIITPLRDRSGNLYGFTKIVQDLTERRLAEQEREQLLLREQAARESAEAANRSKDEFLAIVSHELRTPMTAIVGWTGMLEAGKLDESRAALAVETIARNANLQMQLIDDLLDISRIVRGDLSLNCGTVDLASVIAAAIRAVQPAADAKEIELEFVQDRSIGSEESGVGSRAADSSLLIWGDPNRLQQVVWNLLVNAIKFTSEGGRVEVRLEKVKSQKLNVKNTAQDQHPTPDSPNFAQIQVTDTGIGIDRDFLPYVFDRFRQANSASTRAHKGLGLGLAIARHLVELHGGTIEAESLGKGHGATFRVLLPLLKTRGGDKETRRQGDEDNSEFTTHPLPLDRLRILVVDDEADAQILISTWLEESRAEVTVVGSVDEAIEILEHSKPDVLVSDIGMPDKDGYVLSRHVKQIEAETGVKIGAIALTAYAREEDRSQAMQAGFQLYLTKPVDPNELIAAIASLAQSSERL; this is encoded by the coding sequence TTGAAACGCCCCCAACTACTGCGTTATAGCATTGCTATCCTAAGCACCGTAGTAGCAATGCTGCTCACAGAATGGCTGTGGTGGCAGCTTCAACCAACCATTTACCCATTTTTTCTTTCTGCTGTAGCGATTAGTTCCTGGTATGGGGGTATAGGACCAGCACTGTTGTCAATTGCCTTGAGTGCTTTAGCTAGCGAATACTTCTTTCTACCACCGATTTATACTCTAACTCCAAATCAGCACAGCCTGATGAGGATAGGCTACTTCGTATTAGTGGCACTACTGATCGTTTGGCTTAATGCAATGTTACGCTCTGCCCAACGGCGAGCAGTGCGCGATCGCGCTCTTTTGCAGCAAAATCAGGAAAGACTGTACCAAAGTGAAGAGCGTTACCGCCTGATGGTGGAAAGAGTGCGTGAATACGCAATTTTCATGCTAGATCCAAACGGAACTATTATCAATTGGAATGTTGGGGCAAAGCGTATTTTTGGCTATCGGGAAGAAGAGATCGTCGGTCAATCTTGGGAGTGTCTGTTTCCGCCGGAAGTAATTGAGCGTAGCTACCCTGAGCAAGAACTGAGGACAGCATTAGCCAACGGTATGTCTGGAAACGATCGCTGGTACGTCCGTAAAGATGGTACGCTATTTTGGGCGAACGATATCATTACTCCCTTACGAGATCGGAGCGGCAATCTATACGGTTTTACCAAAATTGTGCAGGACTTGACCGAGCGCAGGCTGGCTGAGCAAGAACGGGAGCAATTACTGTTGCGCGAACAAGCAGCACGAGAATCAGCAGAAGCAGCCAACCGCTCAAAGGACGAGTTTTTAGCAATAGTTTCTCACGAACTCCGCACCCCAATGACAGCGATTGTCGGTTGGACTGGGATGCTAGAAGCAGGAAAGCTAGACGAGTCTAGAGCTGCTCTAGCAGTTGAGACAATCGCACGCAACGCCAATTTGCAGATGCAACTGATTGACGATCTGCTCGATATTTCCCGTATTGTCAGGGGGGATCTCTCGCTCAATTGCGGTACCGTTGACCTGGCTTCAGTCATTGCAGCCGCTATACGAGCCGTGCAGCCAGCAGCCGATGCTAAAGAAATTGAATTGGAGTTCGTGCAAGACCGATCGATCGGGAGTGAGGAGTCGGGAGTCGGGAGTCGGGCTGCTGACTCATCACTGCTAATTTGGGGAGATCCAAACCGTTTGCAACAGGTGGTGTGGAATCTACTTGTAAATGCCATCAAGTTCACGTCTGAAGGTGGAAGGGTAGAAGTGCGGCTGGAAAAAGTCAAAAGTCAAAAGTTAAATGTCAAAAATACTGCCCAAGACCAACACCCGACTCCCGACTCCCCAAATTTTGCTCAAATCCAAGTCACCGATACAGGTATAGGGATCGATCGCGACTTTTTACCGTATGTTTTCGATCGTTTTCGTCAAGCTAATAGTGCAAGTACGAGGGCGCATAAGGGACTAGGATTGGGTTTAGCGATCGCCCGTCATCTTGTAGAACTGCACGGCGGTACAATCGAGGCAGAGAGCTTAGGGAAAGGACATGGGGCAACATTTAGGGTACTTTTGCCTCTATTAAAGACAAGAGGGGGGGACAAGGAGACAAGGAGACAAGGGGACGAGGATAATTCCGAATTCACTACTCACCCATTACCTCTCGATCGCTTACGAATTCTAGTGGTAGATGATGAAGCTGACGCGCAAATATTAATTAGCACATGGTTAGAAGAGAGTAGAGCAGAAGTCACGGTTGTTGGCTCGGTAGATGAAGCAATAGAGATTTTAGAACATTCAAAACCCGATGTACTAGTCAGCGATATAGGTATGCCAGATAAGGATGGTTACGTTCTGAGCCGTCATGTGAAACAAATCGAGGCGGAAACAGGAGTGAAAATTGGGGCTATCGCATTGACAGCTTATGCTAGGGAAGAAGATCGATCGCAGGCTATGCAAGCAGGCTTTCAACTGTATCTAACTAAGCCAGTCGATCCAAATGAATTGATTGCGGCTATTGCCAGCCTTGCTCAAAGCAGCGAACGACTTTAA
- a CDS encoding translocation/assembly module TamB domain-containing protein produces MIQPPPQREREHRERHFRLLLLKRTGITLGVILLLGVVGGAWWAWVFLNQKLVPLVESNLSQLLGRPVEVGQLESFSLSSLRFGSSSIPATPTDPDRIRAEAVVVNFDPWQLLFNRTLELNATLVQPDIYIEQAKNGAWVDTRINPPQGGSGLIQTELETIRVQNADVVLVPNPRPGSPQGAVTLDSVGGVARFLDQNQRIRFELAGQPTRGGKLEIAGETRLPGGKTTVAIQGQNLQAADLSRLIELPTRLQAGEVENANLTVQFQPGQEQPPPITGTATIRNVTAQIENIPQKFTNTTGQLKFQGQAIALNNLSTRYGTIPVEINGSLNTLKGYNLTGQVEAVSAQNVLDTLNVESPFPVAGKLQADIQLKGAIREPVLTGNVSTIDTARIDRIPFKNIAGNFRLTTAPTTAKISFSNLRATPTAGGQITGDGQILLGDKPQLGFDFLAQNLPGNAIAQLYGTSPPFKIGNVLATAKISGTPGNIQTVAQISAPQATYPGTAEVAITNEGIVRLRDSTFKVAGGVVEATGEYAKGKFEAVVDATGIALNQFSPQLRGQLSASNLRISGTSFAPEDIQAQGQVRFSQGLAVIEQPLTAQIRWNGERIIVQKATATGLVADGTVGVRLLGANAPQITGFNLDVQARGYDLQNLNLDIPGNIALVGQADFTGQVAGTPEAPNAVGDLRLRNLSVNNIAFDPVLAGKLNFQAGQGTQLQVAGKEDRIAFTLDGNNRPTSFLIRRDRAVATGRTQGENLLVDVKNFPVTVLQNLIGRDRLKQIGAIAGEVSGNLAIDLAENIIESTVIGDVAITRPSAGRFTADAFRASIRYEGGDFSLKAGELRLGDSRIDLSGDLQAGQDRKFQFQIDFDRARIQNVLQALSIFELQDIAAGLQLPDLAGAEAVQPVSVGLPNASLLKQLRLFSEIRALIAQQQQQERASATLPPLSALNGTISGEIAVSGALAPGLQPSFDVDFELLGQDWQWGTYTVDEAIARGTFEDGVLTLLPLRLDLGDGAIAFTGQLGEELSGQLRVVSVPVATLQPFLDRLPQALPFDVTGQLNALVTLAGSLEDPQAIGEVALVEGSLNQQPIQAAQLSFDYNSARLSFASDVLISGTQPVEITGNIPVALPFASVQPDTNLLSIQANVQDEGLALLNLFTNQVTWQEGQGRLNVAVQGTLKQPKVTGNVVVKNATLKAQALPAPLTDVTGTIQLNGDRIVIPGISGQYNEGQVTAEGVLPIFADRETDNPLTVSLDDLDVALEGIYQGGVSGNVVITGTAFEPDIGGKIELMNGEIALGGREAAPSASGATPTNTPAASSATNATPDRSPIELANLGLVLGEDVRVTRQPILSFEAAGDLTINGTLDNPRPQGVVKLTGGQVNLFTTQFTLARGEEQTARFTPKGGLDPILDIQLVATVPETTGSLRIPTSPFSGEIADVPTTTNFGTLRTVRVQAAVEGPASELAENLELTSEPNRSEQEIIALLGGSFVNTLSQGDPTLGLAAIAGSTLLGNLQDNIGEIGRAIGIDEIRVFPTIVTDQTSEVSVLGLAVEAIFDITNDLSVSLSRVFAADDPFRYNLLYRLNDQILVRASTNFSGESRAEIEYEMRF; encoded by the coding sequence ATGATACAACCGCCACCACAACGAGAACGAGAACATCGAGAGCGTCATTTCCGGCTGCTGCTGTTAAAACGTACTGGCATCACTTTAGGGGTAATACTGCTGCTGGGCGTTGTTGGTGGTGCTTGGTGGGCTTGGGTTTTTCTCAACCAAAAACTAGTGCCACTCGTCGAGAGTAATTTAAGCCAACTCTTAGGGCGACCTGTAGAAGTCGGGCAGTTAGAAAGTTTTTCGCTTTCGAGTCTGCGGTTTGGCTCCTCGTCAATCCCAGCCACCCCTACAGACCCCGATCGCATCAGAGCAGAAGCAGTTGTCGTCAACTTCGATCCTTGGCAATTATTATTTAACCGTACCCTAGAATTAAATGCTACTCTTGTCCAACCTGACATTTATATCGAACAGGCGAAAAACGGTGCTTGGGTTGATACTCGAATTAATCCGCCTCAAGGTGGTTCCGGTTTGATTCAAACTGAACTAGAGACAATTCGGGTACAAAATGCCGACGTGGTTTTGGTTCCCAATCCCAGACCTGGCAGCCCTCAAGGTGCAGTCACGCTAGATAGTGTGGGTGGTGTTGCCCGATTTTTAGACCAAAATCAACGGATTCGCTTTGAGCTAGCTGGTCAGCCGACGCGGGGAGGCAAATTAGAAATTGCAGGTGAAACTCGACTTCCAGGCGGAAAGACTACAGTTGCAATTCAAGGGCAGAATTTACAAGCAGCCGATCTGAGCCGTTTAATTGAATTACCCACTCGGTTGCAAGCGGGTGAAGTCGAGAATGCGAACCTCACGGTACAGTTCCAACCAGGACAAGAACAACCGCCACCAATTACAGGCACGGCTACCATTCGCAATGTCACGGCTCAAATTGAAAATATTCCCCAAAAATTTACTAATACTACCGGACAACTGAAATTTCAAGGACAGGCGATCGCGCTAAATAATCTGAGTACGCGCTACGGCACAATTCCAGTAGAAATTAATGGCTCGCTGAATACGCTTAAGGGTTACAATCTCACCGGACAAGTAGAAGCAGTCAGCGCCCAGAACGTACTCGATACGTTGAATGTCGAATCTCCATTTCCCGTAGCAGGGAAATTACAGGCAGATATTCAATTAAAAGGAGCGATTAGAGAACCAGTGTTGACAGGAAACGTCAGCACGATAGACACGGCGCGGATCGATCGCATTCCATTTAAAAATATTGCTGGTAACTTTCGCTTAACCACAGCCCCAACGACAGCAAAAATTAGCTTTAGCAATCTTCGCGCTACCCCAACGGCGGGGGGTCAAATTACAGGTGATGGTCAAATCCTGCTCGGAGACAAACCGCAACTTGGCTTCGATTTTCTGGCTCAAAATCTACCAGGAAATGCGATCGCCCAACTCTACGGTACTTCTCCCCCATTTAAAATTGGCAATGTTTTAGCTACTGCTAAAATTTCTGGCACTCCTGGCAACATACAAACGGTAGCCCAAATTTCTGCACCTCAAGCTACCTACCCTGGTACGGCAGAAGTGGCAATTACCAACGAGGGAATCGTGCGGCTGCGAGATTCTACCTTTAAGGTTGCAGGTGGTGTCGTTGAGGCTACAGGTGAGTATGCCAAAGGAAAGTTTGAGGCAGTTGTTGATGCTACAGGCATCGCCCTTAACCAATTCTCGCCTCAATTGCGCGGACAACTGAGTGCGAGTAACCTACGTATATCGGGAACTTCTTTTGCACCTGAAGACATTCAAGCACAGGGACAGGTGCGCTTTTCCCAAGGCTTAGCCGTCATCGAGCAACCGCTAACAGCGCAAATTCGTTGGAATGGGGAACGAATTATCGTTCAAAAAGCAACCGCAACAGGATTAGTTGCGGATGGTACTGTCGGGGTACGCTTGCTGGGAGCAAATGCACCGCAAATCACAGGTTTTAATCTAGACGTGCAGGCGCGGGGTTATGATTTGCAAAACCTCAACCTCGATATTCCTGGTAATATCGCTCTGGTAGGACAAGCTGATTTCACCGGGCAGGTAGCGGGTACGCCAGAGGCTCCCAATGCTGTAGGAGATCTGCGGTTGCGAAACTTAAGTGTCAATAACATAGCGTTTGACCCAGTTTTAGCAGGAAAACTCAATTTCCAGGCGGGACAAGGAACACAACTACAAGTTGCTGGCAAGGAAGATAGGATAGCCTTTACTCTGGATGGCAACAATCGCCCCACGTCATTTTTGATTAGGCGAGATCGAGCAGTAGCAACAGGTAGAACTCAAGGAGAAAACCTATTAGTTGATGTAAAAAACTTTCCCGTGACTGTGCTACAAAATTTAATCGGGCGCGATCGCCTCAAACAAATCGGTGCGATCGCGGGGGAAGTATCGGGCAATTTAGCGATCGATCTTGCCGAGAATATCATTGAGTCTACCGTAATTGGGGATGTGGCAATTACTCGACCCAGCGCCGGTAGATTCACAGCCGATGCATTTAGAGCCAGCATCCGTTATGAAGGCGGCGATTTCAGCTTAAAAGCTGGCGAGTTGCGTCTAGGTGATAGCCGTATAGATCTAAGTGGCGATTTACAAGCAGGTCAAGACCGCAAATTCCAATTTCAAATTGACTTCGATCGCGCCAGAATTCAAAATGTCTTACAAGCACTGAGTATTTTCGAGCTACAAGATATTGCGGCAGGATTGCAATTGCCCGACTTAGCAGGAGCAGAGGCAGTTCAACCCGTGTCAGTCGGCTTGCCAAATGCTTCTTTACTCAAGCAGTTGCGGCTGTTCTCGGAAATTAGAGCGTTAATCGCACAACAGCAACAGCAGGAACGAGCATCGGCAACATTACCACCACTTTCAGCCTTAAACGGTACAATTAGCGGCGAAATTGCTGTAAGCGGAGCATTAGCACCTGGTTTACAGCCATCGTTTGATGTTGACTTTGAACTACTCGGTCAAGATTGGCAATGGGGGACTTATACAGTTGATGAAGCAATTGCCAGAGGGACTTTTGAAGATGGCGTTTTGACGCTATTACCCTTGCGGCTCGATCTCGGTGACGGAGCGATCGCCTTTACCGGACAACTAGGAGAGGAACTTTCGGGACAATTGCGAGTCGTCAGCGTACCTGTAGCAACCTTACAACCTTTTCTAGACCGCTTACCGCAAGCATTACCATTTGATGTCACCGGACAGTTAAACGCCCTCGTCACTCTAGCAGGTAGTTTGGAAGATCCCCAAGCGATCGGCGAGGTAGCACTGGTGGAAGGCAGCTTGAATCAACAACCGATTCAAGCTGCTCAACTCAGCTTTGACTATAACTCTGCACGGTTGAGTTTTGCCAGCGATGTGTTGATATCTGGTACTCAACCAGTTGAGATTACAGGTAATATCCCTGTCGCGTTGCCTTTTGCCTCTGTGCAGCCCGATACTAACCTTCTTAGCATCCAAGCAAACGTCCAAGATGAAGGTTTGGCGCTGTTAAATTTATTTACTAACCAAGTCACTTGGCAAGAAGGGCAAGGGCGACTGAATGTAGCCGTACAAGGGACTCTAAAGCAGCCAAAGGTGACGGGAAATGTCGTTGTCAAGAATGCCACATTGAAAGCTCAGGCATTACCCGCACCGCTCACGGATGTGACGGGAACGATTCAATTGAATGGCGATCGCATTGTCATCCCAGGCATCAGCGGGCAGTACAACGAGGGGCAAGTCACGGCTGAGGGAGTTTTACCGATTTTTGCCGATCGAGAAACAGATAATCCCCTCACGGTGTCGCTAGACGATCTAGATGTTGCTTTAGAGGGCATTTATCAAGGGGGAGTCAGTGGCAATGTTGTCATTACAGGTACGGCATTCGAGCCTGACATCGGCGGGAAAATTGAATTAATGAATGGTGAAATCGCCTTGGGAGGCAGGGAAGCAGCGCCTTCAGCAAGTGGCGCAACTCCTACTAATACGCCAGCAGCCAGCAGTGCAACTAACGCTACTCCAGACAGGTCGCCGATAGAATTAGCAAATCTGGGGTTAGTTTTGGGCGAGGATGTGCGCGTCACCCGTCAGCCCATCCTCAGCTTTGAGGCAGCAGGCGATTTAACGATTAACGGCACGTTAGATAACCCGCGTCCCCAAGGAGTTGTCAAGCTCACAGGCGGACAAGTGAATTTATTTACGACTCAATTCACCCTAGCGCGTGGCGAAGAACAGACAGCGCGGTTTACTCCCAAAGGCGGTTTAGACCCGATTTTAGATATTCAACTGGTGGCAACTGTACCGGAAACCACTGGCAGCCTCAGAATTCCCACCTCACCTTTTTCAGGAGAAATTGCCGACGTACCGACAACAACCAATTTCGGTACTCTTCGCACGGTGCGCGTGCAAGCAGCAGTAGAGGGACCTGCGAGCGAATTGGCAGAAAATTTAGAATTAACTAGCGAACCCAACCGCAGCGAACAGGAAATTATTGCTTTATTGGGAGGCTCTTTTGTCAATACTCTGAGTCAGGGCGATCCGACTTTAGGACTTGCCGCGATCGCTGGTTCTACTCTCTTGGGCAATCTGCAAGATAATATCGGTGAAATCGGACGAGCGATCGGCATTGACGAAATTCGCGTGTTTCCGACCATCGTTACCGACCAAACATCAGAGGTTTCGGTACTTGGTTTGGCTGTAGAGGCAATTTTCGATATTACAAACGATCTGTCCGTATCGCTATCGCGGGTGTTTGCTGCCGACGATCCATTTCGATACAACTTGCTCTATCGACTCAATGACCAAATTCTCGTCCGAGCTTCCACGAATTTTTCTGGCGAAAGTCGAGCGGAAATTGAGTACGAAATGCGGTTTTAG